In Mycolicibacterium phocaicum, one DNA window encodes the following:
- a CDS encoding alpha/beta fold hydrolase — protein sequence MTVPVRHLHAVVEGRRLFYREAGRHDAPAIVLLHGFPTSSYMFRDLIGRLADDFHVIAPDHLGFGYSDMPTASEFEYTFDALADLTQGLLDRLGLARYAIYVQDYGAPIGWRLALRRPDAITAIVTQNGNGYDEGFIESFWETVWNYQREQTPQTEAAIRTALELESVKWQYLTGAPDETRVSPDTWTLDSALLSRPGNDEIQLTLFRDYVTNPPMYPSLHEYLRTSGVPVLAVWGRHDPIFAPEGALAFRRDARDAEIHLLDGGHFLLETAADEVAGLVKDFLHRVAAK from the coding sequence ATGACGGTTCCGGTACGACACCTCCACGCCGTCGTCGAAGGGCGTCGACTGTTCTACCGAGAGGCCGGGCGCCACGATGCGCCCGCGATCGTGCTACTGCACGGGTTTCCCACCAGCTCGTACATGTTCCGCGACCTCATCGGGCGCCTGGCCGACGACTTCCACGTCATCGCCCCTGATCATCTGGGCTTCGGATACTCCGATATGCCAACGGCGTCAGAATTCGAGTACACCTTCGACGCCCTCGCCGACCTCACGCAAGGACTGTTGGATCGGCTCGGTCTGGCCCGCTACGCGATCTACGTCCAGGACTATGGCGCACCGATCGGCTGGCGGCTCGCGTTGCGTCGTCCCGACGCCATCACCGCGATCGTCACCCAGAACGGCAACGGCTACGACGAAGGATTCATCGAAAGCTTCTGGGAGACCGTCTGGAACTACCAGCGCGAGCAGACCCCGCAGACGGAGGCGGCCATCCGTACCGCACTGGAACTCGAATCGGTCAAATGGCAATACCTCACGGGTGCCCCCGATGAAACTCGGGTGAGCCCCGATACCTGGACCCTGGACAGCGCCCTGCTGTCTCGGCCCGGCAACGACGAAATTCAGCTCACCCTGTTCCGCGACTACGTCACCAATCCGCCGATGTACCCCAGCTTGCACGAGTACTTGCGCACCAGTGGCGTCCCGGTGTTGGCCGTGTGGGGCCGGCATGACCCGATCTTCGCGCCAGAGGGTGCCCTGGCCTTTCGGCGAGATGCCCGTGACGCCGAAATCCACCTGCTCGACGGTGGTCATTTCCTGCTGGAAACCGCGGCAGACGAAGTCGCCGGTCTGGTCAAGGACTTCCTCCATCGGGTCGCGGCGAAATGA
- a CDS encoding haloacid dehalogenase type II — protein sequence MERPEVLVFDVNETLIDIEALAPYFAEFFGDRDVLREWFGLLVTYSMTVTMSDCYLDFFSLGKATLQMLGEIHGVQLSADDVAALSGRMATMPAHPDVAQGLSQLRNDGYRLVALTNSPSRPGHPTPLENAGLAGYFERQLSVDTLRAFKPATLLYQHTAQELVVPPAACLMVAAHAWDTIGAQAGGFRGAFVARAGNAPLRAEGVHQPDFVARDLIDLAQQLTDAFEK from the coding sequence CTGGAGCGACCCGAGGTGCTCGTCTTCGACGTCAACGAAACGCTCATCGACATCGAGGCCTTGGCGCCCTATTTCGCCGAGTTCTTCGGTGATCGCGACGTTCTCAGGGAGTGGTTCGGCCTGCTCGTCACGTACTCGATGACTGTGACCATGTCGGACTGTTACCTCGACTTCTTCTCCCTCGGAAAGGCCACGTTGCAGATGCTCGGCGAGATCCACGGCGTCCAGTTGAGCGCTGACGATGTTGCGGCTCTGAGCGGCCGGATGGCGACCATGCCCGCACATCCTGATGTCGCACAAGGGCTTTCGCAACTGCGGAACGACGGGTATCGGTTGGTTGCTCTGACGAACTCCCCGTCCCGTCCGGGGCACCCTACCCCGTTGGAAAACGCCGGCCTGGCAGGCTATTTCGAGCGCCAGCTCAGCGTCGATACATTGCGGGCATTCAAGCCCGCCACGCTGCTCTACCAACACACCGCACAAGAGCTCGTAGTGCCGCCGGCCGCGTGCCTGATGGTCGCCGCGCACGCCTGGGACACCATCGGTGCGCAGGCCGGCGGGTTTCGCGGCGCGTTCGTCGCCCGTGCAGGCAACGCGCCGCTGCGTGCCGAGGGTGTTCACCAACCGGACTTCGTCGCGCGAGACCTCATCGATCTGGCGCAGCAACTGACCGACGCATTCGAAAAGTAG
- a CDS encoding Ppx/GppA phosphatase family protein codes for MGVSSRVAAVDCGTNSIRLLIADVVDGRLQDVHREMRIVTLGEGVDATGEFAPAALARTEAALTDYVETMLAHDVTKVRMVATSAARDAGNRDEFFAMTARQLGRVMPGAVAEVITGTEEAALSFRGAVGELDPATGPFAVVDLGGGSTEVVLGGSGAEVADVVASFSANIGCVRLTERCLQTDPPTADEVAAARAVVREKLSEALAVVPIEGARTWVGVAGTFTTVAALALGLPEYDSQVIHLSRIGIPDVVKVCDELIAMPRAQRAELGPMHPGRVPVIGGGAIVVEELAREFGQRAGITDLVVSEHDILDGIALSV; via the coding sequence GTGGGTGTGAGTTCGCGCGTTGCGGCGGTCGATTGCGGTACGAATTCGATCCGTCTGCTCATCGCGGACGTCGTCGACGGCCGGTTGCAGGACGTGCACCGCGAGATGCGGATCGTCACCCTCGGCGAAGGTGTCGACGCCACAGGCGAATTCGCGCCTGCCGCGCTTGCTCGAACTGAAGCGGCACTGACCGACTACGTCGAGACGATGCTGGCGCACGACGTGACCAAGGTACGGATGGTCGCGACCTCCGCGGCTCGCGACGCCGGCAACCGTGACGAGTTCTTCGCCATGACCGCGCGTCAGCTGGGTCGCGTGATGCCGGGGGCGGTGGCCGAGGTGATCACCGGGACCGAGGAAGCGGCGTTGTCGTTCCGTGGTGCCGTCGGTGAATTGGACCCGGCGACAGGGCCTTTCGCGGTCGTCGACCTGGGTGGTGGCTCGACCGAGGTGGTGCTCGGCGGGTCCGGTGCGGAGGTCGCGGACGTGGTGGCCAGTTTCTCGGCCAACATCGGCTGCGTGCGTCTCACGGAGCGCTGCCTGCAGACCGACCCACCCACCGCCGACGAGGTCGCGGCCGCGCGTGCCGTGGTGCGCGAGAAACTGTCCGAGGCGTTGGCTGTCGTGCCCATCGAAGGTGCCCGGACGTGGGTCGGCGTGGCCGGCACTTTCACCACGGTGGCCGCGCTGGCACTGGGGCTACCGGAGTACGACTCCCAGGTGATTCACTTGTCCCGCATCGGAATTCCCGATGTCGTGAAGGTGTGCGATGAGCTGATCGCGATGCCGCGGGCGCAACGCGCCGAACTCGGCCCCATGCATCCGGGCCGGGTGCCGGTGATCGGCGGCGGCGCGATTGTCGTCGAGGAATTGGCCCGCGAATTCGGTCAGCGGGCGGGCATCACGGACTTGGTGGTCAGCGAGCACGACATCCTGGACGGCATCGCGCTGTCGGTCTGA
- a CDS encoding DUF417 family protein produces the protein MTASSPAPPRLDQHARRVKRLGHVVSRYGLVLVLAWIGFGKYVKMESRVLIEHSPLISWIYDYLSATAVARSLGTLEIIAAVLIAVRPWWPRASAAGSALAVVLFVGTISFLFTTPTVVATHALGLPVLSGMPGQFLLKDLVLIGVSIWTLGDSLGAPSLSAADRNAG, from the coding sequence ATGACTGCCAGCTCGCCGGCCCCACCTCGACTCGACCAGCACGCCCGGCGCGTCAAGCGGCTCGGTCACGTCGTCAGCCGTTATGGGCTGGTGCTCGTGCTCGCCTGGATCGGATTCGGCAAGTACGTCAAGATGGAATCCAGGGTGCTCATCGAACATAGCCCGCTCATAAGCTGGATTTACGACTACCTGAGTGCCACTGCAGTAGCGCGCAGCCTCGGAACATTGGAAATCATTGCCGCAGTACTGATCGCTGTTCGCCCATGGTGGCCCCGCGCGTCGGCAGCAGGCAGCGCACTCGCGGTAGTTCTGTTCGTCGGCACCATCAGTTTCCTGTTCACGACCCCGACTGTGGTGGCAACGCACGCTCTCGGATTGCCTGTCCTTTCGGGGATGCCGGGCCAGTTCTTGCTGAAGGACCTCGTCCTCATCGGTGTGTCGATCTGGACATTGGGCGATTCGCTCGGCGCACCGTCATTGTCAGCGGCCGACCGAAACGCCGGTTGA
- a CDS encoding cutinase family protein has protein sequence MSAIRNAAGKVALTAVAAFTIITGAIAGPVATANAADDSCANVEVVFARGTFEAPGVGATGQAFVDALNARMPGRNIDAYGVNYPASLDFGAAADGVADATNRIESIAASCPATKIVIGGYSQGAAVAGYSTMSSVPAGFVLPAGISGPMPASVASHVAAVVLFGTPSPFVLSVADRSAPAINIGGAYAGKTIQLCAPGDPICGGGMDRSAHSAYKFNGMANQAADFVARQLGAPAAPVAPMIQTSDDTAN, from the coding sequence ATGAGCGCCATTCGTAACGCGGCCGGCAAGGTGGCATTGACCGCCGTGGCCGCCTTCACGATCATCACCGGCGCCATCGCCGGCCCGGTCGCCACCGCCAACGCCGCTGACGACTCCTGTGCGAACGTCGAGGTCGTCTTCGCCCGCGGCACCTTCGAAGCCCCCGGCGTCGGAGCCACCGGCCAGGCCTTCGTCGACGCACTGAACGCCCGGATGCCCGGCCGCAACATCGACGCCTACGGCGTGAACTACCCCGCCTCCCTGGACTTCGGTGCCGCCGCCGACGGCGTCGCCGACGCCACCAACCGCATCGAGTCCATCGCCGCCTCGTGCCCCGCCACCAAGATCGTCATCGGCGGCTACTCGCAGGGCGCGGCCGTCGCCGGCTACAGCACCATGAGCAGTGTGCCCGCCGGGTTCGTTCTGCCCGCCGGCATCAGCGGCCCGATGCCCGCGTCGGTCGCCTCGCACGTCGCCGCCGTCGTCCTGTTCGGCACCCCGAGCCCGTTCGTGCTGAGCGTCGCCGACCGCAGCGCGCCCGCCATCAACATCGGTGGCGCCTACGCCGGCAAGACCATCCAGCTGTGCGCCCCCGGCGACCCGATCTGCGGTGGCGGCATGGACCGCTCCGCGCACAGCGCCTACAAGTTCAACGGCATGGCCAACCAGGCCGCGGACTTCGTCGCCCGTCAGCTGGGTGCACCTGCCGCTCCGGTTGCCCCGATGATCCAGACGTCGGACGACACAGCCAACTGA
- a CDS encoding zinc-binding alcohol dehydrogenase family protein, translating into MQTTTTSPAIPTVPAVVREPAGGPTMRAIVLDRFGGLDVLINTEIPKPLPKPGEVVIRVKGFGINHAEMHMRRGEWAEAAEVSGIECVGIVDACPGGEFPVGAKVAALMGGLGRTINGSYAEYTRVRAENVALIETDLPWHLLAALPETYATAWTCLFRNLNIVAGQTLVIRGATSSFGQAAVKLAVDAGAQVIATTRNRERFGLLEGLGVDRAELEVRDLAAHIAEAKHVDAVLDLVGNSTILDSLTMLRRGGTACLAGWLGGLDPIADFNPLLQMSSGVNLTFFGSFVFGTEGFPLSDVPLQEIAAKVRDGRLDAAPSHVFSFDQIREAHRVMEAGEAGGKMVVVVD; encoded by the coding sequence ATGCAGACCACAACAACCTCACCGGCCATTCCCACCGTGCCCGCTGTGGTACGCGAACCGGCGGGCGGGCCGACCATGCGGGCGATTGTGCTCGATCGGTTCGGTGGCTTGGACGTCCTGATCAACACAGAAATCCCCAAGCCTCTGCCAAAACCTGGTGAAGTCGTCATCAGGGTCAAGGGATTCGGGATCAACCACGCCGAGATGCACATGCGTCGCGGTGAATGGGCCGAGGCGGCCGAAGTCAGTGGAATCGAATGTGTCGGCATCGTGGATGCCTGCCCGGGCGGGGAATTCCCGGTGGGCGCGAAGGTCGCGGCGTTGATGGGCGGGTTGGGTCGAACCATCAACGGTAGCTACGCGGAGTACACGCGCGTTCGTGCGGAGAACGTCGCCCTCATCGAAACGGATCTGCCCTGGCACCTACTGGCGGCGCTGCCGGAAACCTATGCCACGGCGTGGACCTGCCTGTTCCGCAATCTGAACATTGTCGCCGGCCAGACACTCGTAATCCGCGGAGCGACTTCATCATTCGGTCAAGCGGCGGTCAAGTTGGCGGTAGACGCGGGCGCGCAAGTCATCGCCACCACACGCAATCGCGAACGTTTCGGTTTGCTTGAGGGCCTCGGTGTCGACCGTGCCGAGCTGGAAGTTCGTGACCTCGCTGCTCATATCGCCGAAGCCAAGCACGTTGACGCTGTACTCGACCTCGTGGGAAACAGCACCATCTTGGACTCGTTGACGATGTTGCGTCGCGGCGGCACCGCGTGTTTGGCCGGCTGGCTTGGGGGACTCGATCCGATCGCGGACTTCAACCCCCTGCTGCAGATGTCCAGCGGTGTCAATCTGACTTTCTTCGGCAGCTTCGTGTTCGGTACCGAGGGATTTCCATTGTCGGACGTACCGCTTCAGGAGATTGCCGCGAAGGTACGCGACGGTCGCCTCGACGCCGCGCCGTCACACGTCTTTTCGTTCGACCAGATTCGGGAGGCACACCGAGTCATGGAAGCAGGGGAGGCCGGCGGGAAGATGGTAGTGGTTGTCGACTGA